Within the Zea mays cultivar B73 chromosome 10, Zm-B73-REFERENCE-NAM-5.0, whole genome shotgun sequence genome, the region CTTGACGTGCCGAGGCAGGGACCACGCGGCGAGCAGGGCCAGGGTGCACGGGCAAGGGGCGGCAGGCTAGGGATGGGGTGGCGGCGGATTTGGGAGAAGGTCTTGCGAGGAAAGGGGAGGTGGTTGGCGTGACGCGCCCGCTCCACGGAATCCCACCGCGCAAACCGCCCGCCTCCGCCGATGACCTCCTTGACGTGCCGAGGCGGGGACCATATGGCGAGCAAAGCCAGGGTGCACGGGCAAGGGGCGGCAGGCTGGGGATGGGGGTGGCGATGGATTTGGGAGAAGGTCTTGCGAAGAAAGGGGAggtggttggcgcgacgcgcgctTCACGGCGGGGGTGTACGGCGGGGGAGTACGGCGGGGGAGTGCTTGGCGCGGGCGTGCATCGCGACGGCCGGCGGGGGTTTCGCGGCGGGGGGATGCGGCGGCCGTAAGGAGCGTCGCGGCGGGGGGATGCGGCGGCCTGGAATCGCGGCTGGGTGGTTGCGGGCGCGAGCGTTGGGCGGGGAATCCCGGCTAGGTGCGTGCGGGCGACGGGATCCGCGGGAGGCAGGGgagagcgggggcagtctacagatgactcttaatagttgtagagatgGTCTTGGGGACTATTCGCTTCCCAAATCTCTCCTCCACTTGCAAACTTGTAGTCGCAGCGCAAAACGGCTAGGGGCCCCCATCTCGTCCATCACCGCCCCCAAATTTCAATTTCCCGCACGCTCCTCCATCCTCACCTTCTCGCCGAAACCAGCCGCCGCCATGGGGGGCTTGCACAGCCGCGAGGACCTCGACCTATCCGACTCTAACTCCGAGGACGCTGAGTCCCGGGCTTCCGACAACTCCTCCGACTACGGCACGTCTCCCCCGGCCTCCGTCTCCTCCAAGTTAGCCAGCGGCGCAGGGGCGGCTACCCCTGCCTCCATCGACGCCATCGACCGCCACCTCCGCCAGCTCCACCTCAAGTACAACGAGCCCATCTCCCCGAACCCTAGCCCCGGGTCCACCCCCAGCGCTAACCCCACCGCGCTCAACGCCGTCAAACTCTACCTCCACATCGGCGGCTCCTCTCCCTCCACCAAGTGGATCGTCTCCGACCGCCTCGCTGTCGCCTCCTTCGTGCGCGCCGGTGTCGGCGAGGACGACGACGCCCCCGCCGTCGGCCGGCCGTGGTGCCTCGTCATGGGCTTGAAGATCCGGGCTAGGGTCGGGTTCGAGCTGCACCTCAAGGCCTTCCCCGTGCAGCGCCGGGTGGATTTCGTCGCCGACGGTGTATGGGCCCTCAAGGGATAGGCGAATGTTGTTGCGGGAGGGGAGCTGGCGTAGGTTTCGTAGAGACGGGGACGGAAGGGGCGCACGGACGATCAACGTGGGCACGAACGGTCCAGATTGGTCGAAGGCAGAACGCAAGGGaggcaggctacccttacagccttaatatagtagtatagatttcaaataaaaaaagaGAAATACTCTATAAATAGACAACAATCAGCTAGATCGACCTCTCTGCCACGTGCTCGACTAGGGCTGGAAACAAGCCGATCCACTCGGCTCAGTGCGGCTCGGTGGGTGACCGCGGCTCGCTCACTGCATGAGCACAAGGATGAGGCTCGACTCGACTCGAAGTTGGCTTACGAGCTGACTCGACTCGCGAGTCACACTTTATTAAATATAATTGCATTATATATTAAACTAGTAGTATTTAAATATAAAATATAGAATCATTATTTAATATTATGagcaatttaaaatttgaattattATATATTTATCATTAAAGACAAAGAAATGAACTGATAATCCATTATATTTCTATAGATTGATTAATTCAGCACAATTGGCACAGTTCGCGGGCTGGCTCGCGAGCCAGAACGACTCGGCTCGGCTCACTTCACCGATGAGCCTAAAATTTAGGCTTGGCTTGGCTccctcgagccgagccgagctactCCAAGATCGAGTTAGCCCGCGAGTCTTAAGCTTATTTTCTAGCCCTACGCTCGCACAGGTTGATTTCTTCGCGTACGTGTTAGGTGGCCGTGCATCTCGGCTTTGACGACGATGATATCTATAGCAGGCTAGATAAGAAGACCAAGACGACGTTTTAGGAGGTGTCTATAGTTCTAGGGCTAGTTTAGCAACTCCGTTTCTCCAAAGGATTTTGAGGAATGGAGCTAGCTAGCTCTTGGAAATTTAAATATTCTTCGTGATTCGTGGGAATTGAGAAAAGAAATAAGCTAATTTTTCACTCAATTCTCGAGAATCTGGAAGAGGATTTATGTTTTCATTCTAGCCACTCTAAAAAATCCTGAAGCCGATTCAAGTTTTCAAACTAATACTTAGCGTTGCAAACCCACGACACAATTTAATTCATTTTTAACTGTCGCAAATCTACCATAGAGATGTCCACGGTTGCTCTATGGATGAGGACCGTCCCCTCCTAATTTTCTTCCGCTACCGGGGCAGGATGCGAATACAGTATATAGCAGTTTTCAGAAAAAAAAAAGATTCACATTAATCACATCGTATTGCAGTACACTAATTCTCCAGCCCGTGCTGACGACGGCCGGCCTCACGAAAGACGGCCGCGTGCTTCTCCTCAACGGCATTCCCCCTCCCTCCTCCCGCGCACCCCGCGGCGCACTCCATCGTCTGCATGGCGTAGCCGATCAGCTGCGAGGCGCACCCTATCATGCAGTCCACGGGGTTCTCGACGCGCGCGGGGTCCGGGTCGGTCTCTCCAGCGCCATTGGCCATGGCGGCGAAGGTGATGGTGAGGAAGAGGAAGATGACAGTGGCATGACGGACAGCGGCCATCGCTGACTCGATCGCTGTTATCTATGGGTGATTTGCTAATTGTGATCCACAGGGTATCGCGGCAGCCGGGAAAGGGCGAAGGTTTTCTTTATATAGCTGGGGAAGTTAATGGGGTCACGCAAATCCGACACAGGACTTTTGTATGACTTCTTGGGCTGGACATAGGAGACGGATGCTTTGCCGGCAGGATGTCACCACGAACGTGTGGAGAGGAGTATGGAGGCAAGATGCTGGCCAGGTTGTGGCTGTAGCTAGTCCTGAAACTCTCGGGCCGTGCCTAAAGGGCCAGCCCGAGCACGGCCCGTGAAAAATGGAAAAAGGCCCAGTCCGACACGACTGGTTTATATCCGGGCTAGCACGGCACGAATTGCGGGCTGGGCCGTGCTCTAAATTTCGGTCCGTCGGCCCATCGTTGTGGGCCGTGTTCGTGCTGGCCCGGCACGGAAACAGCACGGTCCAGGCGTCGACCGCCATTTAATTAGGTTTAGCCGTTTAGGGTTCCCACTTCTCCCGTCTCCAATTTTCTCCTCGACTCCCCAGGCGTCGGCCGCCGCCATCCTGCCCATTCCATTCGTCTTCTCCACCAGCCGCCACTAGCCCACGCCACGATGCGCACCAGCGGCGAGCGGCCATCTCCATTCTCCCCAGGCGCCCAGCGGCGAGCGGCCATCTCCCCAGGTGCGCACGCCCAGCGGCCTTGCCAGCCTACCTGTCGGGCCACGCACCCACGCCCACGATGCGCAGAGCGCATCGCGCAGGCACGCACGCCCAGGCATGCGCCCAGCGGCCATCTCCGGATCTCCCCAGGCGCCCAACGGCCATCTCCCCAAGCGCCATCTTCCCAAGCGTCAGCCCAGTGGCCATCTCCCCAACGGCCATCTCCTGATCTCCCCACGGGCCACGGCGACCGAGACGCAGAGGCCGATGCGTGCTTATCGGGACTGCCCAAGCTCCATGCCCCCAGGCCCCAAGGTATGTGTCGTACTGCCGTGTGCGTTAGCGGCCCGAGGCCCGATGCGTCGCGTCGTCTTGGACTCTTGATCCTCATTGATGATGCGATTAATCAGGCAACAACAGCACTATTTGTGTACCCCTCAGCCCCTCTCGGTCTCGTCACTAACCAAACCACCAGCCCACCATTGAGCACTGACCAGCCACCATGGGAAGGAAGAGGGCAGCTGTTAAGAAGTCGTCTGTTAGTAGCAATCCTCCCCAACTCTCCCCAATCGTAGGAAATGCTGCTTTGGATAGTACTGGTACCAAATCTGCTGATAGGGTTCATGTTGAAGCTGAATCCTTTGTGGCCAGTGCCTTCTCCCCAGAAGATGTTGATGGTGATCATGTGCCAGTGCCACTACCCCGAAAATCTAAAGCCTCTGTTTCCAGGGCAGAGTGTTGGAATCATATGGATAAGCGGGAAATTGTTGAGAATGGTATAAAGAGTTTTATTGCTATATGTCATTATTGTAAAACTGAGTTGAGTGCAGATTCTGCTGGTGGAACTGGACATTTGAATCGTCACTTCAAATACAAATGCAATTGAATTTCTTACCCCTCAACTGCAGTCATACATTGCTGGTTATGTTATTCACCAAAGGTGTGTGTGCCATATCATAAACTTGGTTGTTCAGAATGGCATAACAGTTGTAAGTAAATTTTTGGAGAATATTTGTGCTGCTATTCAATTCATAACTAGTACCCCTCAAATGGTTACAAAGTTTGCTGAGTATTGCAAAGCAAATAGTATGAAACCTAGGAAATTTGGCCTTGATATGAAGATTAGATGGAATTCAAGCTACTTAATGCTTAAGAAACTAGAAGGTTATGAAAAAATTATTACTGTTTTTGTGAATGCTAATTCTCAGGATCTTGATTTGGTGCTAACTGAGGCTGATTGGTATATTGTGAGACATTTTAGAGAGTTTCTAATGCCCTTTTATGTAGCAACAAATGTTCTATCAGGTGTTTATTATCCAACTTCTTGTTTAGTGATTGATTATATCTGGTTAATTGCTGAATCATTTTCTAAACATAAATCTGATTCCCTCCTTAGAATTGTTGTTGCCCCAATGGAGGTAAAATTTCTGAAATACTTTGATAGAATATCTCATATATATTGCTTTGCAACTATTTTGGATCCTCGTAAGAAACTTGATGGTTTACAAACTGCCTTGGAAGGAATTGGTGACTTGCTAGATATGGATTACTCAGATGCCTTTAATCATGTAAAAGATGAATTATTTCGTGTGTTTGGCTTTTACTATAACAAATATGGTGAAAATGAGGTTTCATGTACTTTGCATGAGCCTGACACAGAAACTTCATTGACAGTCCACTTATGGAAGAGGTCCAAAGAAAAAGAAACTGCTACCTCATCATTAAGTCAAAGGTGGAATCCTAATGCTGAATTGAATCATTATCTGTCTACTAACTTTGTAGCCACTGATCGCACCTTAAAGGGTGATAAGGTAAAGTTACTTGAATGGTGGAGGGAATATAAGTACAATTTTCCAGTATTGTCTCATTTTGCTAGAGATATTCTTCTTGTTCCTGTTTCCACGGTTTCGTCTGAAGCAACATTTAGCACGATCGGGAGAATAATTGAAGAAAGAAGGTCTTCTCTTGCACCTGAGACAGTGGAGGCAATAACTTGCCTTAAAGATTGGAAGAGAGCAGATGATCGAAAGCAACATCAACTGGAAGATCCTGAGATTGAACAAGCTTTTGCTGATTTTAGCAATGATTAGTCATTAGTGTTACCTTCTCTTTTATCTAGTTCATGGTTAAATGTTATTGTAATATGGACTGGACATTAAGACTTGTGAGATGCGAACATTAATACTTATGCCGATCTGTACTCTTTTCCTTACAGAGGGAGCCCCTCACTGGGGGTGtatggtttttaacgaggcagatcGAGGAATAAAATTTAGTTTCCCTCAAATCTTGTTGTGTTCACTGATTTAGTGAATGATGATGACCTGTAGTGATCCCTAGTGCTTAAATTCTGTTGTGTTCACTGATTTATTGTAATCTTGTTGTGTTCACTGCTTAAATTGCGTGTCGTGCCTGGGCCAGCACGGCCCGACAGAAGCCCGTCGTGCTTTAGGGACGTGCTGGGCCTTATTTCTACTCACCAGGTCCGGTAAGGCACGACCCGTTTCTATTTCGTGCTTGCTAAGCCCGACTAACTGAGGCTCGAAGCACGGCGGGCTCGTGCCGGGCCGGGCACGGCACGGCCCAAGTTGCAGCATTAGCTGTAGCACTGTCTGCTAGTTACGACCTTCCGAGGTCGGATCCACATGGGGCAAAGGGAGCGTGGAGTACCTCTTATACCTCATGTTCATTTACTAACCAAACCAGTTCTGTACTAGACCTTTTAGTGGGATCGGTCTAGTCATCATAACTCTCATTCTCTTTCTGATTCATTTCTTGCATCTATCAGTTCCATCTCATTCGTTTCAATGTCACCCGAACTAATCTGCATCGATGCCTCATTCTCGACGCTGCCCACCATTGTCACCTTCCCGACATGTGTTGTCGTTCGACCCCGACCCCTTCCTACGCCCCCACCCTGCGCGTCCTTGTTGTGATGTCGGCCCGTCCAGCAAGCCCGATCTCGCTCGTCGTGAAGAAGCGACCCATCGTCGACAGACTGTGAGCTTAGAAAACCAACGAGCTTGGTGCCTCCTTCCCAATAGCCCCCCACCGAGAAGATCTACATATCGACATTCAACAAGGCTATATATAGTTTTGATTTGGTCAACAAAAAAATCAGCGTTATGCTTGCTTCCTTTTGTTCATATAGTTTTCTTATTTGAACTTATATCGTATATTTATATGATACTTGAATTCTACGTAATACTAGTTTTTTACGGGCTTTCTTAATTTTCCCATATAGTTTTTTGGCTTTTTTGGCCCCATGAATTTTTTTCCTGCATCTGCTACTGTTCCGGGATCCTCGAGGTAATGACAAAAATAACATATGGTACTTCTGCTTCTAAGTCTTTCGTTCCTACTCCAAGGAGCAAGGAGGGTGAGATGAAGCCCGTTTCCGAAGATTTGGGCTGCACACCAAGCACTCGAAAGGGCGTCGTTAGGCTTTCCTCGCATCGTTATTCGTTAGACTGATGAATTAGATTTTCAAGAAAACTAGTATAGTGCATGTGTGCTGTAATGGCATAACAATTTGTATTTTGATGGTATAGTGCAACGACGATGGTATGACACACGATGGTACGacacacgaggatgtactctttcTAAAAAACAAATTTAAAAATAAAGTGGACCTTCCACACAAAAAATAAATTTTAAAATTAAAGTGGACATATGGCACACATATAACAGATATTAAACTATAGATATTACACTTTATCTTAGCTAAAAGGCCGAGAAAGATATGAGTTGAAAAGGAGACGTGTCCCTTCTTTATAGCTAACTCGGCAACTCATCCATCTTCAACTAGCGAGGTGGTACTATCCGGGAGCGCTATGTTCCGTGTGCTTCGTGTCGTATTGGGCTCGAGAGTTTTTTCACGACATATTTATGAGTTAATGACCCACGTCCCTTTACGACGCACGACGACGACAGGCCGTGAGTTAGATCAGAAAGAAGTACAAAGACTTTTTTTCAAAAGCAATAATGGTGAAAACCAAGTAAACTGATGCTTTACGTAGAGACTAGTACAATGCCTACGCGTTGTGACGACACATAAATATTCGATAAAATTTTAAGGGAAGATGGGGGTTAATATACAACGACAGAAGATTCTGGGTAAGGGCCACAGAGACAGAAAAAGAGATAATAAGTTGAGAGTTATACAACGGCAACAACAAAGAGGCGGAGGAATCCAAGCAAGAGATAAGACTTATCGTACGTGGTTGGTTTGTCAGACGAGAAGCGGGTGATGCAGGACGACAGTAGAAACTATTACTTATGTGTTTCGTGCGTGACGCGGGACGACCATCCAAACTATTTTATCTAGTTTGTTAGGCGAGGTGTGGGGAGGAGAACAGACTTATGTGTTTCGTGCATGACGCAAGACGACCATCGAAAGTGGTGTTTTGTAGGAGTAGAGATATTGGAGGATAAAAGCAGCAAAACTAAAAGTCCCTGTTCGATAAGGAGGAGGGAGGTACTAGGGAGAAAGACCCCAAAACATTTTCTAAGAAAACATCAATTGTGCTGCTAGCAGGCACTAGCCCAAAAAGAAGTTGTTCGGAGAGGGAGGAGGATAAATAGAAAGAAGAGAAGGAGAAAACAACAGACTTGCCTTCTTGAGCAAAGCTATTTGTTGGGTTCTAACAGGTGGGAAGCAAACACTTGGAAACAGTTAGGGAAAAATAGTGACGCGATCAAGGAACTATAGCTCTCAATATCTTGTCAAGTGTGTCCCATCCGAGTTCCGGACAAGGGTATTTATAGGGTAACCAAGGGCATGGGCCTAAGGTACATGCATGCCCTCGGTACATTTTCGAAATATATTGTACAATTAGGTAATTAAAAAACAGTGCAGACCCAGTCCTAATTACACACATTAATTTACCCACTGCCATGGTAACGATTTAGTCAGGACCGATAGGTGGACCTGCCACACCTAGTGAAAGGCCCAACAGGTCCTCGTTACCTAGTGTTGGTTTTCAAGTTCCATTTCTCAGGGTCTTTGCTGCGAGGTCTCCACATGCATCCCTTTAGTTTGCCCTCTGGCTTCAAGTTGTGGGGAAGGCAACACCTTCACACAAGGCAGGGTCCTCTCCTTGATCTACGTGGTCTGCACTAGAGGAGGCGGCCATCACAGACGTCAAAACACTCTGGAGCCTTCGGGCTCGAAAGTGTGAATCCCCCGCTGTGGCCCTAGCCTGGGCTTGTGGAGTTATCGCGTCGAGGGAGGGGACTTTGTTCCATGCCAAGGGAGCACAAACTTTGTGAATCCCCCATCTTTGGGTCCTGTTCAAGGTCTTTGGTCCCTGCattctaaaagggaaatgtgcctttgggccatttctaagtgttttggtgtttAACTACCCAACACACCACTTTGATCTAACATTATTCATATGAGTATGAGCAAAGGTGTTTAGAAATCAAATTGAAGCAATCAAGTCCAAAAGAGCACAAACATGGACCTAAAATATGCAACTTTGTGGAAAATAACAAAAGTATGTTTTAGGATTGAGTTTGGGCATATTGCAAATCCTTATGAAAAGGAATTAAAAAGGTATGGTTCCTACagttagtaaattgttttagttactaattatgtttgtctaagtgccagaGAACCTCTCAAAAGAGTCAAAAGAAGTTGGAAAAGTTTGGCTCAAAAGAGCCAAACTTAGCCAGTCTAGGAATCACTAGAGTGTCCGGTGAGTCTGTCCGGTGAGGCGTACGACTGAAGATACTGTCCTCGGGATTTTAAAttataaaattcaccggacagtgaacattgcACTGTCAGATGCACCGAACATGGACTCCAACGGCTCTCCCCACCGCGCGAACGCCAGCCGCTAGCGGCTAGCTAACATGGTAGTTGTCCGGTGGTGTACCAGACTGTCTAGTGTCATGCCTGAAAAGGAAACCGCACATTCAGATCGTCGGGCGACCATTGGCGACCGGGattctagtggtgcaccggactgtttggtgagcTCACAGACAGGGAAGTTTTTCAACTTCCCTGTGGAGAAGGCAAGGCTCCCTTAGCCCTTGGGGCTATTAAAGAGGTCCTTGGGTGTCTCTACCAGGACACCAAGCATCCCTAGAACACACTATAACTCCGAGACTCCATGAACAAGTTGTTTGAAGTGTTTGAGAGATTTGAGCGTGTTTCTGAGCTGCAACTCCATCGTTTTTGTTCTTGCACTCTCTCTTTGGCTTATGTGCGTGTTGTTGTTGTGATTGTGCTCTTGCGTGTGTATTCTACTCCCTCCCTGACTCCGTTTTTTATTGAGATCACTTGTGTAAGGCATGAGCAACTCCaacgtgtggagattcctcacaaacgagaTTAAGTTATAAGGAAGACATATGTGGCACCCaaatttgatctttggatcacttgagaggggttgagtgcaacccttgaccaaacaggtcaccacaacgtggagtagtgaaagggaaatgtgcccttgggccatttctataatgttttggtgattaagtgtccaacacatagtgagtgagttgttatgtgctaaacaagcaagaagtgcaaatcatataacaaggtatgtttctagacttagtaatttgtttttgtatactaatgtatttgtctaagtgttagaaacagagcagagaagaaaagaaacaaaTTTGAAAAGACTTGACTGTGTGCAGCCAAACAGTAGCTCTGGtcaggtgcaccagactgtccggtggtgcaccgaacagtgtccggtgcgccaggctggtccgcggtgaactcgccgctctcgggtttcgacggcggcgtacggctataattcactggactgtccggtggtgcaccagactgtctggtgagccaacggccgccaacgCCAACGAtcggttgggcacaccagactgtccggtgtgcaccggacagtgtccggtgcgccaaccgatcccgAGGACCAATGGTCGGCTGCTCTTcgtatggaaagaaatcgagcaccgaacatgaacagtagttgtccggtggtgcaccggactgtccggtgcaccactcgacagaaggcaagattggccttccaagttggtcttcaatggctcctagctgccttggggctataaaagggacccctaggcgcatggaggagtcatccaagcattcactaagtattctaaggcatccagactctgctcccaCGCATTCTCTTTGTTGTGTTAAAGAAtagagctccattcgagtcgcgaactccctgtgttgtcatttgagctcgagtcttcacttgtgtgcgttggtgtgctgcgtatttgagtcttgcgtgtgttgcttctcccaaccttaATCCGTGCCTTCATTGTGAtccttgttgtaagggcgagagactccaagttgtggagattcctcacaaataggaaaatactctaaggaaaatatcgtggtattcaagttgatcatcggatcacttgaaaggggttgagtgcaaccctcgtccattgggatgccacaacatggaagtaggcaagtgttacttggccgaaccacaggataaaaatcgtgtgtcttgtgttgatctctctatgattgtttgtgttcacaagaactcgctttaagctacttagccgtactaacactcataactaagttttgtggccattagtgtttgatttttacaggatcacctattcacccccctctaggcgctctcaattggtatcagagtcgtactcttcatctaaggga harbors:
- the LOC100276120 gene encoding uncharacterized protein LOC100276120 precursor, which gives rise to MAAVRHATVIFLFLTITFAAMANGAGETDPDPARVENPVDCMIGCASQLIGYAMQTMECAAGCAGGGRGNAVEEKHAAVFREAGRRQHGLEN